Proteins from a genomic interval of Lolium perenne isolate Kyuss_39 chromosome 1, Kyuss_2.0, whole genome shotgun sequence:
- the LOC127315152 gene encoding uncharacterized protein has translation MEVEMQLDDDLFFAELSKRISLLITDDDDADFAVAAAAAVQFPDAMHLPPGFSMSPHVPSMLAPPAYTLFHHAASYGSAGDAAGRTWQQPQQHQNQQQCGSKGTGVFIPRSTPGGGAHSKRKGRNWSGSKAHKARAQAEGAVAAGTPVKRR, from the exons ATGGAGGTGGAGATGCAGCTGGACGACGACCTCTTCTTCGCGGAGCTCAGCAAGCGGATCTCCCTCCTcatcaccgacgacgacgacgccgacttcgccgtcgccgccgccgccgccgtgcagTTCCCAGACGCCATGCACCtcccgccg GGTTTCTCTATGTCGCCCCATGTGCCATCGATGTTGGCGCCACCGGCCTACACGCTGTTCCACCACGCCGCCAGCTACGGCAGCGCCGGCGACGCTGCTGGCAGAACGTGGCAGCAACCACAGCAGCATCAGAACCAACAGCAGTGCGGCAGCAAGGGCACCGGCGTCTTCATCCCGCGGTCCACGCCCGGCGGCGGCGCGCACTCCAAGCGCAAGGGCCGGAACTGGAGCGGCTCCAAGGCGCACAAGGCGCGGGCGCAGGCAGAGGGCGCCGTCGCGGCCGGCACGCCCGTCAAGAGACGTTGA
- the LOC127335516 gene encoding uncharacterized protein — protein MADATAALSARSKVQGFLEAACSRDLDALRKLGSALDEDGKGAAAVAAGVRDANKRTALHFAAREGRTEVCKFLVEQLRLPVDPKDDDGETPLIHAARGRAGCRPRSTCSATVLTLPLRLIWEPRPSLQCPGS, from the exons ATGGCCGACGCCACCGCCGCCCTCTCAG CTCGGAGCAAGGTGCAAGGCTTCCTGGAGGCCGCGTGCTCCCGCGACCTCGATGCCCTCAGGA AGCTCGGCTCAGCGCTCGATGAGGACGGGAAGGGCGCGGCCGCCGTGGCCGCCGGCGTGAGGGACGCCAACAAGCGCACAGCGCTGCACTTCGCGGCACGGGAGGGGCGGACAGAGGTCTGTAAATTCCTCGTCGAGCAGCTCCGCCTCCCCGTTGACCCCAAGGACGACGATG GTGAGACTCCGCTCATCCATGCGGCGCGGGGCAGGGCCGGCTGCAGACCGCGGAGTACCTGCTCGGCCACGGTGCTGACCCTTCCATTGCGTCTAATATGGGAGCCACGGCCCTCCCTGCAATGTCCCGGCTCGTGA